The following coding sequences are from one Aliarcobacter skirrowii CCUG 10374 window:
- the exbD gene encoding TonB system transport protein ExbD yields the protein MKLQKYDSINVIPFIDVLLVLLAIVLLTSTFITKGIIPVNLPNSQTASKLKSDKEVVIVIDNAGVLYLDEIQMAIQNIELELLGKQKETPIHLHTDKETKFEHFVNVLDMLKKNEFSNVSIVTKK from the coding sequence ATGAAGCTACAGAAGTATGATTCAATCAATGTAATTCCTTTTATTGATGTACTGTTAGTTCTTCTTGCAATAGTTTTATTAACTTCTACATTTATAACTAAAGGTATTATTCCTGTAAATTTACCTAATAGTCAAACGGCTAGTAAATTAAAAAGTGATAAAGAAGTTGTAATTGTTATTGATAATGCTGGAGTTTTATATCTTGATGAGATTCAAATGGCAATTCAAAATATTGAGCTTGAACTTTTAGGAAAGCAAAAAGAGACTCCAATTCATCTTCATACAGACAAAGAGACAAAGTTTGAACACTTTGTAAATGTTTTGGATATGTTAAAGAAAAATGAATTCTCAAATGTCTCAATTGTAACAAAGAAGTAA
- a CDS encoding DUF502 domain-containing protein: MIKRKLKHFFEIVLQGLFWVLPVALITIVVFWLFGKIDFLVNSVLDFVGVNSDSNPIFWFFVVCFVFVFLLYIVGQFIETRALSYTEKFLNKIPGYSTIKDIVGIFNSSKKGETKVLVVAIRGFGNDSYNIGLMYSQKQSIIKDYYTVTLSQTPIPNGGYMFEVHQDNIFVIEEATFDHNLQYLLSMGVKSLADILKIEPKNLEDLKSLKEWLKKD; the protein is encoded by the coding sequence TTGATAAAGAGAAAATTAAAACATTTTTTTGAGATAGTTCTTCAAGGATTATTTTGGGTACTTCCAGTTGCACTTATTACTATAGTAGTTTTTTGGTTGTTTGGAAAAATAGATTTTTTGGTAAATAGTGTTTTAGATTTTGTTGGAGTTAACTCAGATTCAAATCCTATTTTTTGGTTTTTTGTTGTATGTTTTGTTTTTGTTTTTTTACTATATATTGTAGGTCAATTTATTGAGACAAGAGCTCTTAGCTATACAGAAAAATTTTTAAATAAAATCCCAGGATATTCAACAATAAAGGATATTGTAGGAATTTTCAACTCTTCAAAAAAAGGTGAAACAAAAGTTTTGGTTGTTGCTATTAGAGGTTTTGGAAATGATTCATATAATATTGGGCTTATGTACTCTCAAAAACAAAGTATTATAAAAGATTACTACACTGTAACTTTATCTCAAACTCCTATTCCAAATGGTGGATATATGTTTGAAGTTCATCAAGATAATATTTTTGTAATAGAAGAGGCGACTTTTGATCATAATTTACAATATCTTCTATCTATGGGTGTAAAAAGTTTGGCTGATATTTTAAAAATTGAGCCTAAAAATTTAGAGGATTTAAAGAGTTTAAAAGAGTGGTTAAAAAAAGATTAA
- the exbB gene encoding TonB-system energizer ExbB, whose translation MFDDIEKLKHLVDYGVIGLLVVMSFVAVFFFIERVIFYKKIDVSSYKTKKSLDVALTKHLTIIGTIASNSPYIGLLGTVLAIMLTFMTMGGGGDIDAAKIMESLALALKATAVGLVVAIISMVLYNILSRFAEVLESDYEATEV comes from the coding sequence ATGTTTGATGATATTGAAAAACTAAAACACTTGGTTGATTATGGTGTAATAGGACTATTAGTAGTTATGAGTTTTGTTGCTGTTTTTTTCTTTATTGAAAGAGTTATATTTTATAAAAAAATAGATGTAAGCTCATATAAAACAAAAAAATCATTAGATGTTGCTTTGACAAAACATTTAACTATTATTGGAACTATTGCATCTAACTCTCCATATATTGGACTTTTAGGAACAGTTTTAGCAATTATGCTTACATTTATGACAATGGGTGGCGGTGGAGATATTGATGCTGCTAAAATTATGGAGAGTTTAGCACTAGCTCTTAAAGCAACTGCTGTTGGTTTGGTTGTTGCAATTATTTCTATGGTTTTATATAATATTTTAAGTAGATTTGCTGAAGTTTTGGAAAGTGATTATGAAGCTACAGAAGTATGA
- a CDS encoding ribonuclease HII, which translates to MFCGIDEAGRGPLAGPLVVAGVILLEDIQNLADSKVLSEKKREKLFDEIKQKSKYHIVFKSAKQIDDLGISFCIKESIWEIMQNLQNDASSFLMDGNTNFGIENLQKEIKADAKYKEVSAASILAKVSRDRFMDSISENYPEYNFKKHKGYGTKAHVDAIKEFGRSDIHRFSFKLKALKEV; encoded by the coding sequence ATGTTTTGTGGTATTGATGAAGCAGGACGAGGACCACTTGCTGGTCCTTTGGTTGTTGCTGGTGTTATTTTATTAGAAGATATACAAAACCTTGCAGATTCAAAAGTTTTAAGCGAAAAAAAACGAGAAAAACTCTTTGATGAAATTAAACAAAAATCAAAATATCATATAGTTTTTAAAAGTGCTAAACAAATAGATGATTTAGGAATCTCTTTTTGTATAAAAGAGTCTATTTGGGAGATTATGCAAAATTTACAAAATGATGCAAGCTCTTTTTTAATGGATGGAAATACAAATTTTGGTATAGAAAATCTTCAAAAAGAGATAAAAGCAGATGCAAAATATAAAGAGGTAAGTGCTGCTTCAATTCTAGCAAAAGTAAGCCGAGATAGATTTATGGATTCAATCTCAGAAAACTATCCAGAATATAACTTTAAAAAACATAAAGGTTATGGTACAAAAGCCCATGTTGATGCCATAAAAGAGTTTGGAAGAAGTGATATTCACAGATTTAGTTTTAAATTAAAAGCTTTAAAAGAGGTTTAA
- a CDS encoding glutathionylspermidine synthase family protein translates to MRLEKIDALDNKYLESIGFTWHTDSDESSYIANELVVISEEEAEAFYEATNELYDMFIEGAQYVIDNELFHELNIPFNLVEVIKESWENDVHWHLYSRFDLAGGVDGKPIKLIEFNADTPTSLFETAIIQWAMLKKNGLDESSQFNNLYDALKENFKRIITLDSDIEKFDEYYSKLGWKILFSSISSSSEDINTTKLLQHIASEAGFNTDFEFIENVNFSDDGIFKDDELFEFWFKLIPWEDIAIQESELALILTEIIKEKRAIIFNPAYTLIFQSKAFMKILWDLYPNHPLLLETSFEPLVGKKYVEKKAFGREGANVKIINSDGSVEIENGGEYEGHKSIFQEYVDFIKDSKGECYQAGVFYAYEACGLGFRRGGKILNNMSKFVGHIIK, encoded by the coding sequence ATGAGATTAGAAAAAATAGATGCTCTTGATAATAAATATTTAGAATCAATAGGTTTTACATGGCATACAGATAGCGATGAGAGCTCATATATTGCAAATGAGTTAGTAGTAATTAGTGAAGAGGAAGCTGAAGCTTTTTATGAAGCTACAAATGAACTTTATGATATGTTTATTGAAGGTGCTCAATATGTAATAGACAATGAGTTATTTCATGAGTTAAATATCCCTTTTAATTTAGTTGAAGTTATAAAAGAGTCATGGGAAAATGATGTTCATTGGCATTTGTATTCAAGATTTGATTTAGCAGGTGGAGTTGATGGTAAACCTATTAAATTAATTGAGTTTAATGCAGATACACCAACTTCACTTTTTGAAACAGCAATAATTCAGTGGGCAATGCTAAAGAAAAATGGTTTAGATGAGAGTAGTCAATTTAATAACTTATATGATGCCTTAAAAGAGAACTTCAAAAGAATCATCACTTTAGATAGTGATATTGAAAAATTTGATGAGTATTATTCAAAACTTGGTTGGAAAATACTATTTTCTAGTATTTCAAGCTCAAGTGAAGATATAAATACTACAAAACTACTTCAACATATTGCTTCTGAAGCTGGTTTTAATACAGATTTTGAGTTTATAGAAAATGTTAATTTTAGTGATGATGGAATATTTAAAGATGATGAGTTATTTGAGTTTTGGTTTAAACTAATTCCTTGGGAAGATATAGCAATACAAGAGAGTGAATTGGCTTTAATTTTAACAGAGATTATAAAAGAGAAAAGAGCAATTATTTTTAATCCAGCTTACACTTTAATATTTCAATCAAAAGCATTTATGAAAATTTTATGGGATTTATATCCAAATCATCCACTACTTCTTGAGACATCTTTTGAACCACTTGTTGGTAAAAAATATGTTGAAAAAAAGGCTTTTGGAAGAGAAGGTGCAAATGTAAAGATTATCAACTCTGATGGAAGCGTTGAGATTGAAAATGGTGGTGAGTATGAAGGTCACAAATCAATTTTCCAAGAGTATGTAGATTTTATAAAAGATTCTAAAGGAGAGTGTTATCAAGCTGGAGTTTTTTATGCTTACGAAGCTTGTGGCTTAGGATTTAGAAGAGGTGGTAAAATTTTAAATAATATGTCTAAATTTGTTGGACATATTATTAAATAG
- a CDS encoding ABC transporter ATP-binding protein, translating into MENKEPIIEFKNIVKSYGSGNNITHALNGVDLKIYKGEFVAIMGASGSGKSTSMNMIGCLDKPSSGEYLFNGINVEKLNRDQMALLRRNYLGFVFQGFNLLGRTTALENVELPLIYRGVTSKKREELAIEALKKVGLGSVIKHTPAELSGGQQQRVAIARAIVTNPLVLLADEPTGNLDSIKSVEIMELLKNLNEESNITIVMVTHEEDMAKYANRIIYFRDGNIEDSLKKGYK; encoded by the coding sequence ATGGAAAATAAAGAACCAATTATTGAGTTTAAAAATATTGTAAAAAGTTATGGTAGTGGAAACAATATTACTCATGCTTTAAATGGTGTTGATTTAAAGATATACAAAGGAGAGTTTGTTGCAATTATGGGGGCTAGTGGAAGTGGTAAATCAACTTCTATGAATATGATAGGGTGTTTAGATAAACCAAGTAGTGGAGAGTATCTTTTTAATGGTATAAATGTTGAGAAGTTAAATAGAGATCAAATGGCACTTTTAAGAAGAAACTATTTGGGATTTGTTTTTCAAGGATTTAACCTTTTAGGAAGAACAACTGCTTTAGAAAATGTTGAGTTACCTTTAATTTATAGAGGAGTTACTTCTAAAAAAAGAGAAGAGTTGGCAATTGAAGCTTTAAAAAAAGTAGGTCTTGGAAGTGTTATAAAACATACTCCAGCAGAGTTAAGTGGTGGACAGCAACAGCGTGTTGCAATTGCAAGAGCAATTGTAACAAATCCTTTAGTGCTTCTTGCAGATGAACCAACTGGAAATCTTGATAGTATTAAAAGTGTTGAGATTATGGAGCTTTTAAAAAATTTAAATGAAGAGTCAAATATAACTATTGTTATGGTAACTCACGAAGAGGATATGGCTAAATATGCTAATAGAATAATATATTTTAGAGATGGAAATATAGAAGATAGTTTAAAAAAAGGTTATAAATAA
- a CDS encoding DEAD/DEAH box helicase, whose protein sequence is MIKYIPIFQKGQIIENFSKLNLNEKILKAISDLNYESLTPIQEKAIPIARKGRDIIGISQSGTGKSCAFILPILESILKDQELGKNRVLRALIIAPTRELAKQIVKSIENYSKYMDVKTVSILGGESKNLQAKKLSNGVDIAVATAGRLLEHIKENSINLSSVTKVVIDELDVMLDMGFLKDLEQILPYIGKNRQISMFSATINSTVKTLAKQFLNDPVVIEVTTQRSNVKNITHEAILVDEDRKLEALSYFIGSKNISQALVFVNQKSQADTLVENLNLDGLKAACIHGDVRQSTRALALRKFKEKELRVLVATDIAARGIDIENLPCVINFALPQSIDDFTHRVGRTGRAGNDGLAITFLSVKDYKFFADIEKELILSVKRYELEGFATKEKKPRVKSKQQKSIKDKKFEAKKREEKVKKPKKTKSKKVTKRG, encoded by the coding sequence TTGATAAAATATATACCTATTTTTCAAAAAGGACAAATTATAGAAAATTTTTCAAAACTAAATTTAAACGAAAAGATTTTAAAAGCAATTTCTGATTTAAACTATGAATCTTTGACGCCTATTCAAGAGAAAGCTATTCCAATAGCAAGAAAAGGTAGAGATATTATTGGTATTTCTCAAAGTGGAACTGGTAAAAGTTGTGCCTTTATTTTACCAATTTTAGAATCAATATTAAAAGATCAAGAGCTTGGTAAAAATAGAGTTTTAAGAGCATTAATTATAGCTCCAACTAGAGAGTTGGCAAAACAAATTGTAAAATCTATTGAAAATTACTCAAAATATATGGATGTAAAAACTGTATCAATTTTGGGTGGTGAGAGTAAAAATTTACAAGCAAAAAAATTATCAAATGGTGTTGATATAGCAGTTGCAACAGCTGGAAGACTGCTTGAGCATATCAAAGAGAATTCAATAAATCTATCAAGTGTTACAAAAGTAGTTATTGATGAGTTAGATGTAATGCTTGATATGGGATTTTTAAAAGATTTAGAGCAAATTTTGCCTTATATTGGTAAAAATAGACAAATATCTATGTTTAGTGCAACAATAAATTCAACTGTAAAAACTTTGGCAAAACAGTTTTTAAATGATCCTGTTGTTATTGAAGTTACTACTCAAAGATCAAATGTAAAAAATATAACTCATGAGGCTATTTTAGTTGATGAGGATAGAAAACTTGAAGCCTTATCATACTTTATTGGTTCAAAAAATATATCACAAGCTTTAGTTTTTGTAAATCAAAAATCACAAGCCGATACTTTAGTTGAAAACTTAAATCTTGATGGTTTAAAAGCTGCTTGTATTCATGGCGATGTTAGACAAAGTACAAGAGCATTAGCACTTAGAAAATTTAAAGAAAAAGAGCTAAGAGTTTTAGTAGCAACTGATATAGCAGCACGAGGAATTGATATAGAAAATCTTCCTTGCGTAATAAACTTTGCACTTCCTCAAAGTATTGATGATTTTACTCATAGAGTTGGAAGAACAGGAAGAGCTGGAAATGATGGACTTGCAATTACATTTTTAAGTGTAAAAGATTATAAATTTTTTGCTGATATTGAAAAAGAGTTAATTCTTAGTGTAAAAAGATATGAACTTGAGGGATTTGCTACAAAAGAGAAAAAACCAAGAGTAAAATCAAAACAACAAAAATCTATAAAAGATAAAAAATTTGAAGCAAAAAAAAGAGAGGAAAAGGTTAAGAAACCTAAAAAAACTAAATCTAAAAAAGTAACAAAGAGAGGATAA
- a CDS encoding efflux RND transporter periplasmic adaptor subunit → MSDLKDELDKYATKSNKKRYIVIALILIIVLVLILIKIFSSQSDSLKVEYVTKKVEKGDLSVVVSATGNLNPTNSVEIGIEVSGTIKEIFVDYNDEVKVGQVLAVLDTVKLQSQVDSSKAALAISKANYKESEVNLRNKKLTYERVLKMFEDSNGKYPSKNELDDAKFAYEAAQSSLEASKARVMQAEFNLKTDEQNLEKAYVRSSIDGIVLNRDVEIGQTLAATMSAPKLFTLAKDLRSMDLIVSIDEADVADIKKDLPVTFTVDAYVNRTFKGKIKQVRLNPINSNGVITYETVVEVHNEDLLLKPGMTATARIVTKDSKDKILVPNSALRFKPKIDEAKRVAMMGPNRRPQGAVTKDLGKKELSPIYKLENGELKRVMVKILDTDGRSSAIESKELNIGDEVIISQKSINGK, encoded by the coding sequence ATGAGTGATTTAAAAGATGAATTAGATAAATATGCAACAAAAAGTAATAAAAAAAGATATATAGTCATAGCTTTGATATTAATCATAGTTTTAGTATTAATATTAATAAAAATTTTTAGTTCACAAAGTGATTCTTTAAAAGTAGAGTATGTAACTAAAAAGGTTGAAAAAGGAGATTTATCTGTAGTTGTAAGTGCAACTGGAAATCTAAACCCTACAAATAGTGTTGAAATAGGTATAGAGGTATCAGGAACTATAAAAGAGATATTTGTAGATTATAATGATGAGGTAAAAGTAGGGCAGGTATTAGCTGTTTTAGATACAGTAAAACTTCAATCTCAAGTAGATAGTTCAAAAGCAGCTCTTGCAATTTCAAAAGCAAATTATAAAGAGAGTGAAGTAAATTTAAGAAACAAAAAATTAACTTATGAGAGAGTTCTTAAAATGTTTGAAGATTCAAATGGAAAATATCCTTCAAAAAATGAGTTAGATGATGCGAAATTTGCCTATGAAGCAGCTCAATCTTCCCTTGAAGCTTCAAAAGCAAGAGTTATGCAAGCTGAGTTTAATTTAAAAACAGATGAACAAAATCTTGAAAAAGCATATGTAAGATCTTCAATTGATGGAATAGTATTAAATAGAGATGTAGAGATTGGTCAAACTCTAGCAGCAACTATGTCAGCTCCAAAACTTTTTACTTTGGCAAAAGATTTAAGAAGTATGGATTTAATAGTTAGCATTGATGAAGCTGATGTTGCTGATATTAAAAAAGATTTGCCAGTTACTTTTACAGTTGATGCATATGTAAATAGAACTTTTAAAGGTAAGATAAAACAGGTAAGATTAAATCCAATTAACTCAAATGGGGTTATTACATATGAGACTGTTGTTGAGGTTCATAATGAAGATTTGCTTTTAAAACCTGGAATGACAGCAACTGCAAGAATTGTTACAAAAGATAGTAAAGATAAGATATTAGTTCCAAATAGTGCATTAAGATTTAAACCAAAAATTGATGAAGCAAAAAGAGTTGCTATGATGGGACCTAATAGAAGACCTCAAGGAGCAGTTACAAAAGATTTAGGTAAAAAAGAGCTATCACCTATTTATAAATTAGAAAATGGTGAGCTAAAAAGAGTTATGGTAAAGATTTTAGATACAGATGGAAGATCTTCTGCAATTGAGTCAAAAGAGTTAAATATTGGTGATGAGGTAATAATTTCGCAAAAGAGTATTAATGGAAAATAA
- a CDS encoding acyl-CoA thioesterase: protein MNENTKREKSLTMTMLMTPEKANFSGKNVHGGEILKMLDQVAYACAARYSGHYAVTLSVDMVLFKNPIKIGSLVTFHASVNYTGRTSMEIGIKVISEDIKDHTIKNTNVCYFTMVAVDENGVPMPVPKLELITEDDKRRYNDALKRREFRMSSRHAKQ, encoded by the coding sequence ATGAACGAAAATACTAAAAGAGAAAAATCTCTTACAATGACAATGTTAATGACTCCAGAAAAAGCAAACTTCTCTGGAAAAAATGTACACGGTGGTGAGATTTTAAAAATGCTTGATCAAGTTGCTTATGCTTGTGCAGCTAGATATTCAGGGCATTATGCAGTTACTTTATCTGTCGATATGGTGTTATTTAAAAATCCAATAAAAATTGGCTCACTAGTTACATTTCACGCTTCTGTAAACTATACAGGAAGAACATCTATGGAGATTGGAATAAAAGTTATCTCTGAAGATATTAAGGATCACACAATAAAAAATACAAATGTATGCTACTTTACAATGGTTGCAGTTGATGAAAATGGTGTTCCAATGCCAGTTCCAAAACTTGAACTTATAACAGAAGATGATAAAAGAAGATATAACGACGCTTTAAAAAGAAGAGAGTTTAGAATGTCTTCAAGACATGCAAAACAGTAA
- a CDS encoding TolC family protein: MRKLFIFLLTFTYLFANEDGLKLLKDDKKEYRKLDKESILKKYDYSKNSWIGTINLDASVSTTHPFDKSKDDNYSKQASIGFTQSLFESGGIWSKIDNAKSTFDYDLLSWENENSELLLSIYSTLLEIKKLKYQQFQNRIKYENKDIELIIKKIQYEAGKSDIIELNNAVMSKNIAYRDVISVENSLKQKELELAKYTDLKYENIEILDFKPISKEDFLEKNFSLLKEDARVAILNSSYKIDRSKYLPKLTLNANARYSNTKDDFNNMLSDTRKEDSQSTASLNFSMPLFDYNMSSKLQESKIEVLKQQTYLNDLKSDMESDFEQILTKIDTYEKISKSIDDNIKLYEDLIKANRVSNQAGMIASYDLEILENSKKINEYDLLINDINILQEYSKLYFKIRG, from the coding sequence TTGAGAAAGCTATTTATATTTTTACTAACTTTTACCTATTTATTTGCAAATGAAGATGGCTTAAAACTACTAAAAGATGATAAAAAAGAGTATAGAAAACTTGACAAAGAGTCAATTTTAAAAAAGTATGATTACTCTAAAAATAGTTGGATTGGAACGATTAATTTAGATGCCTCAGTAAGTACAACTCACCCTTTTGATAAGTCAAAGGATGACAACTATTCAAAACAAGCATCAATTGGTTTTACACAATCACTATTTGAATCGGGTGGAATTTGGTCAAAAATAGATAATGCTAAAAGCACTTTTGATTATGATTTACTATCTTGGGAAAATGAAAATAGTGAACTATTACTATCAATTTATAGCACTCTTTTAGAGATTAAAAAACTAAAGTATCAACAATTTCAAAATAGAATAAAATATGAGAATAAAGATATAGAGCTCATTATTAAAAAAATACAATATGAAGCTGGAAAAAGTGATATTATAGAGTTAAATAATGCAGTTATGAGTAAAAACATTGCATATAGAGATGTTATAAGTGTTGAAAATAGTTTAAAGCAAAAAGAGCTAGAACTTGCTAAATATACAGATTTAAAATATGAGAACATAGAGATATTAGATTTTAAACCAATATCAAAAGAGGATTTTTTAGAAAAGAATTTTTCACTACTAAAAGAGGATGCAAGAGTTGCTATTTTAAATAGTAGTTACAAAATAGATAGATCAAAATATCTTCCAAAACTAACTTTAAATGCAAATGCTAGATACTCAAATACAAAAGATGATTTTAATAATATGTTAAGTGATACTAGAAAAGAGGATTCACAATCAACTGCATCTTTAAACTTCTCTATGCCTCTGTTTGATTACAATATGTCTTCAAAGCTTCAAGAGTCAAAAATAGAGGTTTTAAAACAGCAAACATATTTAAATGATTTAAAAAGTGATATGGAGTCTGATTTTGAACAAATTTTAACAAAAATTGACACTTACGAAAAAATATCAAAAAGTATTGATGATAATATAAAATTGTATGAGGATTTAATAAAAGCAAATAGAGTATCAAATCAAGCTGGAATGATAGCAAGTTATGATTTAGAGATTTTAGAAAATAGTAAAAAAATAAATGAGTATGATTTGTTAATAAATGATATAAATATTCTTCAAGAGTATTCAAAATTATATTTTAAAATAAGAGGCTAA
- a CDS encoding ABC transporter permease — protein MLENAFLIAIKEIRRNILRSILTILGIVIGVASVIAMVMIGDGTTQNVRDSITKLGSNMLTLRVGQERRGVPREDNSAKPFKNEDIVAIKNEVANIKGATTEGSSRMNIVYGNKSHTATVVGTDNDYFIIKDWQLEDGRVFDDSELITGKSSCIIGTTIQKQLFGDENPIGTNIRLKNLTCNVIGVLSSKGAAAFGNDQDEIVIVPTNMFQRKILGKKDVSSIIISITQEQFIEDAKTEITSLMQERRGVKIGEADNFHIRDMKDILDTMTNTTKMLTYLLGSIAAISLLVGGIGIMNIMLVSVTERTREIGTRLAIGAMEKEVLMQFLVEAVVLSTWGGIIGVFLGLSIGYGVVNLLDLPFIINYQIIFVAFIFSTLIGVVFGYFPARKAARLNPIEALRYE, from the coding sequence ATGTTAGAAAATGCCTTTTTAATAGCAATAAAAGAGATTAGAAGAAATATATTAAGGTCAATTCTTACAATTTTAGGAATAGTAATAGGTGTAGCTTCTGTTATTGCTATGGTTATGATTGGAGATGGTACTACACAAAATGTAAGAGATAGTATTACAAAACTTGGAAGTAATATGCTAACACTTAGAGTTGGTCAAGAAAGAAGAGGAGTTCCAAGAGAGGATAATAGTGCAAAACCATTTAAAAACGAAGATATAGTGGCTATTAAAAATGAAGTTGCAAATATTAAAGGAGCAACAACTGAAGGCTCTTCGCGAATGAATATTGTATATGGAAATAAAAGTCACACAGCAACTGTAGTTGGAACTGATAATGACTACTTTATAATCAAAGATTGGCAACTTGAAGATGGAAGAGTTTTTGATGATAGTGAGCTTATAACTGGAAAATCATCTTGTATTATTGGAACAACTATTCAAAAACAGCTCTTTGGTGATGAAAACCCAATTGGAACAAACATAAGACTTAAAAATTTAACTTGTAATGTAATAGGAGTTTTAAGTTCAAAAGGAGCAGCTGCTTTTGGAAATGATCAAGATGAGATAGTAATAGTTCCAACAAATATGTTTCAAAGAAAGATTTTAGGTAAAAAAGATGTTTCATCAATAATAATTTCAATAACACAAGAGCAGTTTATAGAAGATGCAAAAACTGAGATTACATCTTTAATGCAAGAAAGAAGAGGTGTTAAAATAGGTGAAGCTGATAATTTTCATATAAGAGATATGAAAGATATACTTGATACTATGACAAATACTACAAAAATGCTTACATATTTGCTAGGTTCTATTGCTGCAATTAGTTTGCTTGTTGGTGGAATTGGAATTATGAATATTATGCTTGTATCTGTAACAGAGCGAACAAGAGAAATAGGTACAAGACTTGCAATTGGAGCTATGGAGAAAGAGGTTTTGATGCAGTTTTTAGTAGAGGCTGTTGTTTTATCAACTTGGGGTGGAATTATTGGAGTGTTTTTGGGATTATCAATTGGATATGGTGTTGTAAATTTACTTGATTTACCATTTATTATAAATTATCAAATTATTTTTGTAGCATTTATATTTTCAACTTTAATTGGTGTTGTTTTTGGATATTTTCCAGCAAGAAAAGCTGCAAGATTAAATCCAATTGAAGCATTAAGATATGAGTAG
- a CDS encoding UPF0323 family lipoprotein, protein MKNKNFKRFKDIAKVSGLSSFLILGLTACNNNSNQGQSSNNTISEASQQQGAFVIVEQDASGNYKIADEFPASKTTIVLRSPDGSERILSQAEIDQLVKEEEKKIDAGTSPLTNPEMSSGGMGLGGVLLSSIAGAMIGSWLGNKLFNNQNFQNQKAAQYKSPQTYSKSQSSFNKPATSNTSSQKKSGFFGGNNTNRTTNSSSFGS, encoded by the coding sequence ATGAAGAATAAAAATTTTAAAAGATTTAAAGATATTGCAAAAGTTAGTGGACTTAGTAGCTTTTTAATTTTAGGTTTAACAGCTTGTAATAACAACTCAAATCAAGGTCAATCTTCAAACAATACTATATCAGAAGCTTCTCAACAACAAGGGGCATTTGTTATAGTTGAGCAAGATGCTAGTGGAAATTACAAAATTGCAGATGAGTTTCCAGCATCTAAAACAACAATAGTTTTAAGAAGTCCTGATGGAAGTGAGAGAATTTTATCTCAAGCAGAGATTGATCAGCTTGTTAAAGAAGAAGAGAAAAAAATAGATGCTGGAACTTCACCTCTTACAAATCCAGAGATGAGTAGTGGTGGAATGGGACTTGGTGGAGTTTTATTATCTTCAATTGCAGGAGCAATGATTGGTTCTTGGCTTGGTAATAAACTATTTAATAACCAAAACTTCCAAAACCAAAAAGCAGCACAATATAAATCTCCTCAAACTTATAGTAAATCTCAAAGTTCATTTAATAAACCAGCTACTTCAAATACAAGTTCACAAAAAAAGAGTGGATTTTTTGGTGGTAATAATACAAACAGAACAACAAACTCATCAAGTTTTGGAAGCTAA